In Zingiber officinale cultivar Zhangliang chromosome 3B, Zo_v1.1, whole genome shotgun sequence, a single window of DNA contains:
- the LOC122055909 gene encoding pentatricopeptide repeat-containing protein At2g44880-like, which produces MAVKPKTAARPSSRYLDHLLLSLRNRSRLPARIWPDDDRHHLPQPPSSSVAAAAAAPDIPVGDDSHPPPPLKLSHPLLRALEASGPASTPRFSQTLARIVISGLSRHRLAAGRVVKPLCASPSSIPLAVALFSGVDDPDAFLSNIILRAYINFDQPHQALDFFRRYALPSSVPPNHFTFPLLAKLLAELGLAREGSCIHALASRLGFEFDLYVRNSFIHMYSSLGDVDSARKLFDLGFDSDIVTWNSMIDGYIKNGMVDSARSLFDHMPETDLVTWNVMIAGHTGVGEMDAADHLFVKMPERDSVTWNTLLDGYARKGEIAAARQLFDKMPIKNLVSWNIMLALCSRIKDYRECLKLFDSMIAIEDAKPDNATLVSVLTACAHLGDLVRGKWIHSLITDRSETIRPDVLLSTALVNMYSKCGDMSSATEVFDSMEERSVATWNSMIIGYGLHGNGEKALELFIEMEKAGQDLNETTFVCILSACAHGGMIMEGWWCFDRMVRIYKIQPRPDHFGCMLDLLGRAGFLSVSKKLVDGLPIEPVPALLGALMSACRTHCNWQLGEIIGKKLIEMKSQEIGPYVLLSNIYAAQGKWDDVAKLREMMNKNSFQNGVGFSLVSSVLENNGSVGIK; this is translated from the coding sequence ATGGCTGTTAAACCCAAAACTGCGGCCCGACCATCGTCTCGCTATCTCGACCACCTCCTCCTCTCCCTCCGCAACCGAAGCCGTCTCCCCGCCCGCATATGGCCCGATGACGACCGCCATCATCTCCCCCAACCTCCCTCCTCCTCCGTCGCCGCGGCTGCCGCCGCCCCCGACATCCCCGTAGGCGATGACTCTCATCCGCCGCCTCCTCTCAAGCTCAGCCACCCTCTCCTCCGCGCGCTAGAAGCATCTGGCCCCGCCTCCACGCCTCGATTCTCTCAGACCCTGGCGCGGATCGTCATATCAGGTCTCTCTCGCCACCGCCTCGCTGCTGGCCGCGTCGTCAAGCCCCTTTGCGCCTCCCCGTCCTCCATCCCCCTCGCCGTGGCTCTCTTCTCCGGCGTGGACGACCCTGACGCCTTCCTCTCCAACATCATCCTCCGCGCCTATATCAACTTCGACCAGCCCCATCAAGCTCTCGATTTCTTCCGCCGCTACGCGCTTCCTTCCTCAGTTCCTCCCAACCACTTCACTTTTCCACTCCTCGCAAAACTACTCGCGGAGCTTGGACTTGCTCGAGAAGGGTCGTGCATCCATGCCCTGGCTTCCAGACTGGGTTTTGAGTTCGATTTGTACGTTCGAAACTCTTTCATCCACATGTACTCCTCTCTGGGCGATGTCGACTCCGCCAGAAAGCTCTTCGATTTAGGCTTCGATTCAGATATTGTCACCTGGAATTCCATGATCGATGGGTACATCAAGAATGGGATGGTTGACTCTGCTCGTAGCCTGTTCGATCATATGCCTGAGACGGATTTGGTCACCTGGAATGTGATGATTGCAGGTCATACCGGGGTTGGAGAAATGGATGCGGCAGATCATCTCTTTGTAAAAATGCCTGAGAGGGATTCTGTTACATGGAACACTTTGCTTGATGGATATGCCAGGAAGGGGGAAATTGCAGCTGCAAGGCAGCTTTTTGATAAGATGCCTATCAAGAATTTGGTGTCTTGGAATATCATGTTGGCTCTTTGTTCTCGTATCAAAGATTATCGAGAATGTTTGAAGTTGTTTGATAGTATGATTGCTATTGAAGATGCGAAGCCCGACAATGCCACTTTGGTCAGTGTCCTCACAGCTTGTGCACATTTAGGCGATCTTGTTCGGGGAAAGTGGATTCATTCGTTGATCACGGACAGATCAGAAACAATCAGGCCTGATGTTTTACTCTCAACTGCACTCGTAAATATGTATTCCAAGTGTGGAGACATGAGTTCGGCTACTGAAGTCTTTGATTCGATGGAAGAGCGTAGCGTAGCCACATGGAACTCTATGATTATTGGTTACGGTTTGCATGGCAATGGTGAGAAGGCTCTCGAGTTGTTCATCGAAATGGAGAAGGCGGGGCAAGATCTCAATGAGACTACCTTTGTGTGCATTCTGAGTGCATGTGCCCATGGGGGAATGATAATGGAAGGATGGTGGTGCTTCGATCGTATGGTTCGCATTTATAAGATTCAACCTAGACCAGATCATTTTGGTTGCATGCTGGATCTTCTCGGTCGAGCGGGCTTCTTGAGCGTCTCAAAGAAACTAGTTGATGGACTACCGATTGAGCCAGTGCCGGCCTTGTTGGGGGCTCTGATGTCAGCTTGCCGCACTCACTGCAACTGGCAGCTCGGGGAGATTATTGGCAAGAAGTTGATCGAAATGAAGTCTCAAGAGATTGGACCATATGTACTGTTATCTAATATATATGCGGCACAAGGCAAATGGGATGATGTAGCGAAGCTAAGGGAGATGATGAATAAGAATAGTTTTCAAAATGGTGTGGGTTTTAGCTTAGTGAGCAGTGTCTTGGAGAACAATGGCTCAGTTG